From Leptospira dzoumogneensis, one genomic window encodes:
- a CDS encoding circularly permuted type 2 ATP-grasp protein: protein MLLTNYQTDSFYDEMFSEEGGIRQSYHILKSRIEGMDDKELLKRKASAEKALLSLGITFNVYGDEEEEERIMPFDIIPRIVTSFEWKKMEEGLKQRIRALNLFIQDIYGDEKIIKDGVIPAEIVYSSSGYLKECKGIKPPKGIWIHITGTDLVRDGDGRMLVLEDNLRCPSGVSYVLENREVMKKTFPELFASLSVRPIYDYPIRLRGMLEHLSDKPNPNIGVLTPGIYNSAYYEHSFLASRMGVPLVEGTDLTVRDDKLYMRTTKGLKQVDVLYRRIDDTFMDPKTFRKDSLLGVPGIFEVFKKGNVALANAPGTGVADDKVIYSYVPDFIKYYLGEEPIIPNVPTYLCSREKDLKYVCENIGNLVVKAANGAGGYGMIIGPVASEKEKEEFVEKVKADPRNYIAQPVLSLSRIPTLIEDKLEGRHVDLRPFILYGEEIYVMPGGLTRVALRRGSLVVNSSQGGGSKDTWVMG, encoded by the coding sequence ATGCTCCTGACTAATTACCAAACGGATTCTTTTTACGACGAAATGTTCTCTGAAGAGGGGGGGATTCGCCAGAGTTATCATATCTTAAAATCCAGGATAGAAGGCATGGATGATAAGGAGCTTTTGAAACGGAAAGCTTCCGCAGAGAAGGCACTTCTTTCCTTGGGTATCACTTTTAATGTGTACGGGGATGAGGAAGAAGAAGAGAGGATCATGCCTTTCGATATTATTCCTCGCATAGTAACTTCTTTCGAATGGAAAAAAATGGAAGAAGGTCTTAAACAAAGGATACGTGCACTAAATCTTTTCATCCAAGATATATACGGAGATGAGAAGATCATCAAGGACGGAGTGATCCCTGCTGAGATCGTTTATAGTAGTTCCGGTTATTTAAAAGAATGTAAAGGGATCAAACCTCCTAAGGGGATCTGGATCCATATTACCGGAACGGATCTTGTGCGGGACGGGGACGGGCGGATGTTGGTCCTGGAGGATAATCTTCGTTGTCCTTCCGGAGTTTCTTATGTATTAGAAAATCGTGAAGTGATGAAAAAGACTTTCCCGGAACTTTTTGCGAGTCTTTCGGTTAGGCCTATCTATGATTATCCGATCCGACTCCGCGGGATGCTGGAACATCTTTCCGATAAACCGAATCCGAATATCGGGGTCCTGACTCCCGGTATCTATAACTCAGCTTATTATGAGCATAGTTTTCTTGCATCTCGTATGGGAGTTCCTTTGGTAGAAGGCACCGATCTTACCGTAAGAGATGATAAATTATATATGAGAACCACCAAGGGCCTGAAACAAGTGGATGTTCTCTACAGAAGGATAGACGATACATTCATGGATCCTAAAACTTTCCGTAAGGATTCTCTTTTGGGTGTTCCAGGTATATTCGAAGTATTTAAAAAAGGAAATGTTGCATTAGCGAATGCACCCGGCACGGGAGTTGCCGACGATAAGGTAATCTATTCTTATGTTCCCGATTTTATTAAGTATTATCTGGGAGAAGAGCCTATTATTCCGAATGTTCCTACTTATCTATGTTCCAGGGAGAAGGACCTGAAATATGTCTGTGAGAATATCGGAAACCTAGTCGTAAAAGCGGCTAACGGAGCGGGCGGATATGGAATGATCATAGGACCCGTTGCGAGCGAAAAAGAAAAAGAGGAATTCGTAGAGAAAGTAAAAGCGGATCCTCGCAATTATATCGCCCAGCCTGTTTTGAGTTTATCCAGGATCCCCACATTGATCGAGGATAAATTAGAAGGAAGACATGTGGATCTAAGACCTTTTATCTTATACGGAGAAGAGATCTATGTGATGCCCGGAGGTTTGACTAGAGTTGCACTACGAAGAGGTTCCTTAGTTGTGAATTCATCCCAAGGCGGCGGCTCTAAAGATACTTGGGTGATGGGTTAA
- a CDS encoding alpha-E domain-containing protein translates to MLSRVAESVYWMNRYMERAENYSRFLDVNFQLSLDLNEDSNRQWMPLVYTTGDNELFSRKYNTPSKENVIHFMSLDTENPNSIMNCLIRARENARTIRENISTPMWEVINEFYLTIKSKKKFEESDMPGIAEFFKAIRNQCLLFYGCQEATISHDEVWHFALLGRLLERADKTTRILDMKYFILLPSREEVGSTLDLIQWLSLLKSASAHEMFNRFYTRITPKNIAEFLILDKIFPRAIRFCLSKTFDSLKILSGTEKDSYGDETEKRVGVLLSEMNYASIDEIFSSGMHEYLDQLQVRLNGIAAQLDETYFRN, encoded by the coding sequence ATGCTAAGCCGAGTCGCTGAATCCGTATACTGGATGAATCGTTATATGGAAAGGGCCGAGAATTATTCACGCTTTTTGGATGTGAATTTTCAACTTTCCTTAGATTTGAACGAGGACTCCAACAGACAATGGATGCCTTTGGTGTATACCACCGGAGATAATGAATTATTTTCCAGAAAGTATAATACTCCAAGCAAAGAGAATGTGATCCATTTTATGAGTTTGGATACTGAAAATCCGAACTCTATCATGAATTGTTTGATCCGCGCCAGAGAAAATGCAAGGACCATCCGAGAAAATATTTCCACTCCTATGTGGGAAGTGATCAACGAATTCTATCTTACTATCAAATCCAAAAAAAAATTCGAAGAATCTGACATGCCCGGGATCGCCGAATTTTTCAAAGCGATCCGAAACCAGTGTTTATTATTTTACGGTTGTCAGGAAGCCACAATCTCCCACGACGAAGTTTGGCATTTCGCATTACTCGGAAGATTGCTGGAAAGAGCGGATAAGACCACACGTATCTTAGATATGAAATATTTTATACTTCTTCCTTCTAGAGAAGAAGTTGGATCCACTTTGGATCTGATCCAATGGCTTTCTCTTTTGAAGTCCGCGAGCGCTCATGAGATGTTCAACCGTTTTTACACAAGGATCACTCCTAAAAATATAGCGGAGTTCTTGATCTTGGATAAAATTTTTCCGAGAGCGATACGTTTCTGTTTATCTAAGACATTCGATAGTCTTAAAATTTTAAGCGGGACCGAGAAAGATAGTTATGGGGACGAAACGGAGAAGAGAGTGGGTGTTCTTCTTTCAGAGATGAATTATGCATCCATAGACGAAATTTTTTCTTCAGGAATGCATGAGTATTTGGACCAATTGCAGGTGAGATTGAACGGGATCGCCGCTCAATTGGACGAGACCTATTTTAGGAATTGA